The genome window ATCTGGAAGTGTTTATGATCAAGTTTCAACCATTATCAACACAAAAAAAGACCTCCACCTTTATATAAATGGACATCTTTCTTATCAGTTCTATTCTCGTTATACAAAGCTTGCTACAAAAGCAAATGTACCCTTCACAATTGTGACACCAACGGAATCGATTCCAGTTGGCCTAGTGCTTGCGGATGCGCACCATGCTCTTTCTCCTGCAATCAACTCTGTTTTTGTTGAGGATACATTATATGAAAAAGACATGGCTGCATTTAACAAGGATTAACGATCAGGGTCTTTTGGATGTAAAACCGTTGGGCGTCTGTTTTTTAGTGGCATAGGTGCGCGTAATAAAACATCTCGCATCGCACGATAATCAAATGGTATAAGTGGCCATAAGTACGGAACGTTCATGACGGACATACTGCTCAAAAGCATCAACCACAACGTAATGCCTACTATGTAACCACCCGCTCCAAATAGAGCAGCTATCAGTAAAAACACAACACGTATGATCCGATTTGCCAGACTAAGCTCATAGCTTGGTGTCGCAAACGTTCCAATTGCCGCCATAGATAGATATAAGACAACTTCTGGCGAAAAAAGACCAACGTCGATTGCCACTTGTCCAATCAACAAAGCAGCAACTAAGCCAAGTGCTGTTGCAAGTGCTGTCGGCGTGTGTATAGATGCCATTCTTAGCATCTCGATACCCATCTCCGCTATTAGAAATTGAACAATTAAGGGTATTTGACCCGTTGTTTCTGCACCTACAAATGAAAGTGCAGCAGGAAGCATATCAGGATGAACAGCCAGAAGGTACCACAATGGCAATAGAAACAATGAAGCCCACACAGCAGCAAATCTTACAATACGCTGTACGGCACCAACAATTGGCTTTTGTCGGTACTCTTCAGCGTGTTGTAAGTGATGCCAAAAGGTAATCGGCGTAATCACTGCACTTGGTGAGCCGTCAACTAATACGAGCAGATGCCCTTCATATAAATGAGTTGCGCTCACATCTGGACGTTCCGTATACCTAACAAGGGGATATGGGTTATAGTGCTGCCCAAATACAAATTCCTCAATAGATTTGTCTGCCATGGGAAGCCCATCTGTTTTGATATTTTGTAGGGCGGTATGAATATGTTCGACGTACGATGAATCAGCAATATCTTCAATATAAATGATAGCAAGATCCGATTTTGAGCGACGACCGACCTTCACATATTTAACTCGTAAAGTCCGATCCCTTACTCGCCTCCTAATGAGGGCTGCATTCATAACAATGGTTTCAACAAATCCGTCTTTTGAACCTCTGATGACTTGTTCAGTATCCGGTTCTTCCGGTGAACGAACTGGATATTCACGAGTATCCATTATAATAACGTGACTCAGACCTTCAACAATCAATGCACACGGACCAAGCAAGCACTTCATCAATGACTTGATCTAGATCCGTAGCCTTTGAAAGCTCCACATAAGGAATAACCTGCTCACTTAAATACGCTTCAAATTCATGCTCCACGAGCTCATCTTTATCCAAATAACGAAGCTGCTTTTGAATCTCGGTAATCGCGGCATCTTTGCCAAATCCATCTACAAGAAACAGAGCCATCTTTCGTCCACCATGCTTTAGCTCAAGACAAATCAAGTCAAAGCTTTCATCTACAGCAAGTTCTTTTTTTAGATAAGCTAGGTTCTCTTGGAAATCAGTTGAAACTTTTGTGCCTGTCCGTTCCATCCCATCACCCCTATCCTTACACATTATTTGCAGATTCAGCTGCAAACATGTATAAGGTGGAGTGAAAACTATTGATTCCCGTCGAGCTGATCTTTTAAATCAAGATATAACTGTTCATCTGGCTGCAATTCAATTGCTCGATCGACATATGTTCGGGCTCTATCTTCCTCACCCTCCATAGCATATGCAAGAGCAAGATTGTAAAGTGCCTCATGAAATTCTGGCCGAATGTCAATTGCCTCTTCAAGTAGAGGAATCGCTTCTGCATTTCGTTCTTCATTTAAATAAATATAAGCCAAGTAAAACGGCACTTCAGGAAGTTCCGTGTCATTTTCCATAGCGCGTTCAAGATATGGAATAGCCTCTTGCAGCTGGCCTTGTTCAATTCGTTCTGCAGCAATCTGTAGATCTGTTTCTGCTTGATAAGAATCCTGGTTCATGCCAACCTGCCACAAA of Alkalicoccobacillus plakortidis contains these proteins:
- a CDS encoding YueI family protein gives rise to the protein MKKVNDILEEAIYGKPEIRPQERKLFLSTILERVYVALTVKQVVSGSVYDQVSTIINTKKDLHLYINGHLSYQFYSRYTKLATKANVPFTIVTPTESIPVGLVLADAHHALSPAINSVFVEDTLYEKDMAAFNKD